A segment of the Candidatus Krumholzibacteriia bacterium genome:
ACACGGTCTCGATGTAGTCCCGAAGGGCGTCGCGCCAGTGCGGTTGGGGGCGGAGTCCGATCAGGCGGGCGTGGAGGCCGTCCATGGCCTCCATCCGTGGCCGGGGCGCGGGCAGCGGGAACTCGGCGGAGCTGCAAGGATCGACGCGGCAATCGCGGACGCCGGCGAACTCGACGATCGCGCGGGCCATCTCGTAGCGTGAACACATGCCGTCGTTCGCCGCGTGGAAGGTTCCGTAGTGCCCGGTCTGCAGGAGTTCGAGGCAGCGACGGCTGATGTCACGGGTGTAGCAGGGGCTGCCGAACTTGTCGTCGACCGCCCTGAGGACATCCCGGCCGCGCGCGAGTTCGATCATCTTCGCCACGAACTTCTTGTCCTCCGCGCCTCCGCCGAACATCCATCCGGCCCGGACCACGTAGTGGTGGGGGACCAGCTCGCGGACGGCGACTTCGCCAGCCCACTTGCTGCGAGCGTAGACACTGGCCGGGGCCGGGTCGTCGAACTCGTGGTAGGGCGTCGGTTTGGATCCGGCAAAGATGCTTCCGGTACTGATATAGACCAGGTCGAGTTCGTGGCGACGACACAACAGAGCGACGTTGCGTGTACCCACCGCGTTGATCGCGTAGGCCTCCTCGGGCCGCTTCTCGCAGTCGTCGACCTGCGTCATGGCGGCGAGGTGGAACACGGCATCGGGGCGAAAATTCGCGACAGCCCGGTCGAGACCAGCGGCGTCGGTGACGTCGATCCGATCCTGCGGATCGTGGGCGAGACGCTCGATGTCCGTCGGCCAGACCTCGTGCCCCTGCTCCTCGGCCTGGGCGGACAGGGCGCGGCCCATCATGCCGCGGGCGCCGGTGATGAGAAATCGCATGTCTTCGATGGCCTCGTCGTCGGGGGTCACGCGTGCAATTGGAACGTCGCGGATCAAGATTGCGCGAAGCGCCGATGGTGATCGCGTGGATCGTCGTCGGGGCGGAGCGTTCCGCGGGCGTCCGACGCTGCAACCATCATAGTCACTGGAACTTGCCGTGAACACCGGAAAGGCGACACGAGCGTCGGACATGCTCCGATCCGGTGATTCTGTGGGTTGGGTCGTGTGAATTCCCTGTGCTATACTCCGTCCCATGAGTACCGAAACCCGGACAGTGCGTTTCCTGGACCTCGAGGCCCAGAACGCCCCCATCCGAGACGAGGTTCTGGCCCGGTGGGGCGAGATCCTCGACAGCAACGCCTTCATCCTCGGACCCGCGGTCCGCTCGTTCGAGCAGGCCTTCGCCGCGTACTGCGAGGCGGAGCACTGCATCGGAACGAGCTCGGGCACCACGGCCATCCAGCTCATGCTGATGGGCGCTGGGGTCGGTCCGGGCGACGAGGTGATCACGGCCCCGAACACCTTCATCGCCACGGTCGAGGCCATCGCGGCGGTCGGCGCCACTCCGGTCTTCGCCGACGCCGACCCGACGACCTGGCTGCTGGACCCGGAGGCGACCGAGGCGGCGATCACCGAGCGCACGAAGGCGATCATGCCCGTCCATCTCTACGGAATTCCGGTCGATCTCGACCGGTTTCGTGTATTGGCGGACCGGCACGGCCTGCTGTTGATGGAGGACGCGGCGCAGGCCCACGGTGCGCGCTGGAAGGGTCGGCGGATCGGTCACGGCAGCTACGGCGCCGGCTTCAGCTTCTACCCTGGCAAGAACCTGGGAGCCTTCGGCGACGGTGGTGCCGTCGTGACCAACGATCCGGAACTCGCTGATCAGGTGGAAGCCCTTCGACACCATGGTCAAGCCGAGAAGAACGTGCATGCCGTCCCCGGCGTGACGGGTCGACTCGATTCGCTCCAGGCTGCCGTCCTGGAGATCAAGCTGGGTCGTCTCGACGCGTGGAACGCACGGCGGCGTGCCCATGCAGCTCTCTACCGTGAACTCCTGGCCGGCTCACGGTACTCGACGCCGCAGGCCCCCGAGGGCTGCGAGCCGGTGTATCACCTCTTTGCCATCAATCATCCGGAGACCGACAGAGTACGGACCGCGCTGACGGAGAACGGCATCCAGTGGGGGATGCACTACCCTCGGGCGGTGCACCGCCAACCCGCGTTCGCCCATCTCGGAGCCGAGGGGGCGTTTCCGATCGCCGAGTCGATCTGCGACAACATCGTGTCCCTGCCGATGTATGCGGAGCTCGCGGATTCGGACGTCAGGCGGGTGTGCGAGGTCCTCCTCTCGGTCGATCACGAATGATGTGACGGTGGTGATGCGACGACGCCGAAGTATTCCGGACCAGCGATGAGAGACTCTCGGTTCCTCGACCCGTCAACCTCGTGCTCGAACATCCTTGGACGGCTCCCCAGATGAAGAAAGACGCGACTGCCCTCGATCTCGCCACGATCAACGAGGTCGTCGAAGCACACGAACCGCTCCGCCTGCGCATCGGCTCGCCCCGGTACGCATGGTGGGAGCGTGCCATCAAACGGGCGTTCGACATCGTGTTCGCCCTCACGGTGCTCGCCCTGGGCGCCCCTGCCTTCTTCCTGATCGGTCTGCTCGTCAAACTGAGCAGTCCCGGCCCGGTCCTGTTCTGCCAGACGCGTCTCGGTCGAGACGGTCGACCGTTCGTGTTCTACAAATTCCGCTCGATGCGCCACAACAACGACGACCAGGTGCACCGGGAGTTCTGCGCGGACTTCATCAGCGGCAACGGGCAGGACGAACCGCAGGTCTTCAAGATGGTGGAGGACCCCCGCGTCACGCGGATCGGTGGATTCCTCCGCCGGACGAGCCTCGACGAGCTCCCCCAGTTCTGGAACGTCCTCAAGGGCGAGATGAGCGTGGTCGGACCGCGACCGCCGATCGCCTACGAGTACGAGCACTACCAGGAATGGCACAAGGATCGCTTGAAGGTGAAACCCGGCTTGACCGGGCTCTGGCAGGTGAGCGGTCGCAGCCAGGTCGGCTTCGACGAGATGGTCATGCTCGACCTGCACTACATCAGCCGCTGGAGCCTGCTGCTGGACCTCCGGATCGTGGCCCGGACCCTTCCGGTCATGGTACGGGGAGAGGGTGCCTACTAGAATCCGGAGACCGAGCGAATCCACCCGGGCCGCGACACCGCATCGCCAGCCCGCGAGCATGGGTCCGCAGACGAGGAGCGAAACGCCGTGACGTCACCCGTCCGCGTGGGGGTGATCGGGGTCGGCTACTGGGGCCCCAACCTGCTGCGCAACTTCAACAGCATCAAGGGCGCCGAGGCCACCTGGTGCGCCGATCCGAACGAGGCCCGCCTGCGGCACATGGCCAATCTCTATCCGGGGGTCCGGACCACCACGGACTACGGAGAGATCCTGGCCGATCCGGACGTCGACGCCGTGGTCGTGGCCACTCCCGCCAACACGCATTGCGAGATCACCTGCGAGGCCTTCGCGGCCGGTAAGCACGTGTTCGTGGAGAAGCCCATGGCCGTCTCCACGGTCGAATGCCATCGCATGGTCGAGGCCGGACAGAAGGCGGGCCGGAAGCTCATGGTGGGCCACACCTTCCTGTTCAACAACGCGGTGCACCGGATCAAGGAACTCATCGTTTCCGGTGAACTGGGCGACATCTTCTACGTCTACGTGAATCGGGTGAACCTGGGCCTGTTCCGTGAGGACTGCAACGTGGTGTGGGATCTTGCCCCGCACGACATCGCGATCCTCAACTGGTTGCTCGATTCCACGCCCGAGCGGCTGACGGGCAAGGGGCACGCCTACGTGCAGCCGAAGATCGAGGACGTGGCCTTCATCAACCTGCATTACCCGAACGACGTCATGGCGCACCTGCACGTCAGCTGGCTCGATCCCAACAAGGTGCGCACGATCACCGTCGTCGGGAGCAAGAAGATGCTCGTGTACGACGACGTGTCGAACACCGAGAAGCTGCGGGTGTACGACAAGGGCGTGACCGTGCTTCCCCACTACGACACCTTCGGCGAGTTCCAGCTGAGCTATCGCTACGGGGACATCGTCATCCCGAAGATCGACGGAGCCGAACCGCTGAAGAACGAGGCCGAGCACTTCGTGCAGGCCATCGTCGAGGACGTTCCGCTGCGCAGTGACGGGCAGAGCGGACTGGACGTCGTGCACGCACTCGAACTGGCCTGCGCGTCGATCTGCGACGACGGGCGGAGCCTGGAGTTCGATCCGGCCCGCACCGTGGGCTGATCGTCGTGAGCGACGGAGCGGACCGCCTGCGGGTGGCCTTCGTCGTGGACTCCCTGGTCGTGGGGGGCGCCGAACGCGTCGTCGAGGCACTGGTCACCGGCCTGCAACACGAGGGCTTCGAGGTGGTCGTCGGATGCCTCCGCGGTCCCGGACCGATCGGTGAAGCGCTCCGTGCGCGCGGCGTCCGCGTGGACGAAGGACTCGCGACGCGTCGCGCGGACCCTCTCCAGATTCCCGCGGTGATCCGGTGGCTGCGCGGTGTGGGTGCCGAGGTGGCCTTCGTCCTCGATCACTCGAATGCGCTGTTCTTCGGTAGAGTGGCAGCCCGCTTCGCCGGGATTCCGGCGGTGGTGGGGGTCCACCGCACGCGACGCGCGGACGGATCCCCCAGCCTCGGACGGATCGATCGTCTGCTCGAGCCGTGGACCGCGGCGGTCGTCGCCGTCAGCCACGGCCATGCCGAGTACCTGGCGCAGTTCGAGGGCGTGGACCGGTCGCGGCTGCGGGTCGTGTACAACGGAGTCGACGTGGACCGCTTCGCCGCGAGCGCGGAGCCGGGATCGCGGGCTCCGGCGCGTGGCCGCCTGGGTCTTCCGAAGGCAGCCGTGGTGTTCGCGGTCGTAGCGGCTCTGAGACCCGAGAAGAACCACGAATCCCTGTTAGGAGCCCTTGCAGCGCCAGAACTCGCCGCCGTTCACCTCGCCGTGGTGGGCGACGGCGCGCGGCGGGATGCACTCCGCGTCCGGGCCGCAGAACTCGGTGTCGACACGCGGGTCCATTGGTTGGGTTGGCGCAACGACGTCGAACAGGTGCTCGCCGCTGCCGACGGCCTGGTGTTGCCATCCCACCCGAACGTGGAGACGTTTCCGATGTGCGTGCTCGAAGCCATGGCGGCCGCGCGGGCGGTGGTGGCCACGCGGGTCGGTTCGCTCGACGAGATGGTCGAGGAGGGACGCACGGGCTGGCTGGTGCCGCCCGGTGATGCCGCGGCCCTGCGGGCCGCGCTCGTGGAGGCCGCATCGACTCCACGGGAGAGGCAGCGCCGGGGCGAGGCGGGTCGTGCGCACGTGATCGAGAACTTCACCGAGGCACGGATGGTGGCCGGCGTTGCCGCCGTCCTCCGGGAGGCGGTCCGAGGGTGAGTGCGAAGGAGGGGCGGATCGACCTGTTCGGCGCGCTGGAGGGGTTCCGGCGGCGCTTCGAGCCGCGACTCGAGGCGGCCCTGGAGCGCCGCGAGCACCGGTACACGCCTCGCCTGGTCCAGGCCCTCCGATATACGCCCCTCGCCGGCGGCAAGCGACTCCGTCCGCTGGTCATCGAGCTCTTCGCGCGCCTGGGTGAGACGGGAACCGAGCGGGAGTGGCTGGACGCCGGTGTCGCCGTGGAGCTGATCCACAGCTGTTCGCTGGTCCTCGACGACCTTCCGAGCATGGACGATGCCGCCCTGCGTCGCGGACGTCCGACCTGCCACGTCGTCTACGGACTCGACACCGCGATCCTGGCTGCCAACGCGCAGCTCATGCTCGCCTTCGAGATCCTCGGCGAGCTCGAGACCTGGAGACCGAAGCTCGAGGCGACGTCGCTGATGGCCCGCTCCGTGGGTGTCGGGGGCATGATCGGTGGACAGCACGTCGATCTGCACCTGGCCGACGAGGCCCGCGACCTCGACGCGCTGGAGTACATCCACCGACACAAGACGGGCGTGCTGTTCGAAGCGTCGGCCCGCCTCGGTGTGCGTCTGGGGGGCGCCACCGACGGCGTGGAGGAGTGCGCCGCGGTGTACGCGCGGAACCTGGGTCTGGCCTTCCAGATCAAGGACGATCTGCTCGACGTGACGGCCAGTGCCGAGCAGATCGGCAAGGACACGCACCAGGACCGCGAGCACGGGACCTTCGTGGGACGACTCGGGCTGGCCGAGAGCGAGGAGATCATGCATCGTCTGCTCGCGACGGCCCGTGAGTCGATCGGGCCGCTCGGCGGCCACGACCCCGAGACGCTGGGCCTGTTGCACGCGGTGTGCGACTACGTCGGCGTGCGCCGTCACTAGATTCCCGCGCGCTCCACGAGGTCGGTCCTTGGACGAACCGCCGGTCGACAGTCGGCACGACCCGCAGCGCCTCGAAGAGGGGCTGCAGCGGTTGCGCGAACTCGGCTACCTGCAGACCCCGGCGGAATCCTACGTCGCCGCGCGCGTGGGCCGGGCGGGTTCGCGACGTCGGTCGGCCGCCGCTGCCGGGGTCTGGATCGGCGGCGGCGGTGGTCTGATCATCTCGTTCCTGCTCACGCTCTCGGCCGTGGTGTCCGAGCCGATCCTGCTGGAGCGTCCGCGCAGTCTGCTCTGGCTGTGGTTGGACATGACGGCGGTGCTGGTGGTCCTGGCCGGTCTCGGCACCGGTGCGGTGGCGTGGGGACTCTTGGCCTCTTCGGAACGGGGACGGGGACCGACGGTGGCGCGCGTCGAGCGGCTGTTGCTCTGGTTGCCCGGCCTGGTCGCGTCGTTGTACCTCGCCGATCGTCTCGGGCGGGTGGCCCTGGTCGACCTCTCGGGTCCGTCGTGGTTGCTCGGAACCTCGGCGGTGGCGGTTCTGGTCGGGCTGGTCGGAGCGCTGGTGTCGTGGAGTCTTTCGGGCGCACTGGCGCTGGCGCGTCTGCAGGGTCGCGGGGTCTTCCGCCCCGTGAGACTGCGAGCCTGGGAACGACCCCTGCCGTTCCTCGTGTTCGCGGCGGCGGCGGCCTCGATCCTCACCGCCGGACCCTATCGGGGCCTCGACCCGATCCCACGTCTGGGAGAACTCGAGGTCCGCGTCTCGGGTCCACCGACGCGGATGCTGGTCGTCGCCGTCGACGGTGTGACCGGTCCCGTCGTCTGGCCGGGCGACGATCGGCCCCGGCCCGGCGTTCCCCGCGCCCAGGACGGACGGCAGCATCCGGCCGGGTACTGGAACGAGCTGGCGACCGGCTTTCCACCGTCCGAACACGGGCTCGGCTCGGCGTCCGCTGCGGGCCCGCGCGGCTTCGACCAGGGGATCGGCGGCCTGACCCGGGATCCGGTCCTGGCCCTGCTCGTGCGCCATCTGCTGCCCGGCGTCGGTCTCGGTCGTACCGTCGCGGCCGACCGGCGCGACCTGCGTCGGCCCCCGGTCTGGGAGATCCTGGCGGCAGCGGGCCGTTCCGTCCGGGTCGTCAACTGGTGGGCGACGTATCCCGCCATGGTCGTTCCGGGACTGGAGGTCGTGTCCGACCGTCACTTCCTCCGTCTGCACGACGGGCGCGGCGACGGACCGGGACTCGTGGCACCGCCGGACCTGCTCGTGGAGGACGCCAGAGCCTGGCGGACCGAACTGGAGGCGGCGCGACGACGGATCGAGGGCTACACGCGCGGGCGGGACTGGCTGGACGACCATTCCGCGTCCGAGCCCGTGCGACAGGCCTGGGACCTGGCAACGGGAGCGGACCTCTACCACGTGGCCCGGGCGATCGAGGCCGGGCGGGGAACCGATCTCGTCGTCGTGCATCTCAACGGGATGGACATCGTCCGCCGCGCCCTCGAGCGGTCCGACGTGGAGGCCACGGCGTCCCCGGGGCTGCGCTCGGCGCAGGAGGCCTATGTCCATGCGTTGCTCGAGCGACTCGTCGACGCCTGGAGCGGCGAGGTGGTCACCGTACTGAGAGGCGCCGACGACGGCCGATCGGTGTGGGCGAGAGGACCCACAGCCATGCCACGGCGTGCGAGGGCCTGGGCGCCATGGTTGCTCTGGTCGCAGGGCGTGGTCCCGCCGCTCGACATGGAGCTCCCCTCGCGCCTGCGCGGATCCCCGCTACCGGCCGATCGTCCGGAGACCTACGGCCGGACGGATCCTCCGCGGTATCCGGCCGGCCGATCCGTCGACGATCTGGAGCGACTGCGAAGCCTGGGCTACATTGACGGTTGACCTGCACGAAGCCCGGAGGGCTCCCATGCGACATCGATTCCACGTGACCCTGGCCTTGGCCGCTGCCTGCGCGCTCACGCTCAACGCCTGCAGCCAACCGCCGCGAGAGCCGCGCTCGGACCCGGCCGCGGACCTACCCGCGCCTCCGGCCGACGACACCGACGGGAACGGGACCAAGGTCTACGACCTCGAGTCCGAGGGCGAGTTCCCACCGCCGCCCCGAGACGTGGAATTCGAGGAGGACCAGCTCCCACCGCCGGAGACCTTGCCGTCGACCCCGATCGGCGCGGCCGCGGACACCGTCGCGGGCCAGGACGTGGAGCCCCGGAAGGTGGAGCCCAGCGTGGAGGTCCCCGTCGAGCCGACCGCCGAGGCGGATCGACGCTCCGAGACCCTGGAGACCGCGCGCGGCTGGCGTGTGCAACTGGCCGCGGCCGGTGCCCGGGGCGACGCCGACCGCGTCGCGCGTGAGGCCTCGGCCCGTCTCGGCGTGCCGTGCTACGTGGACTTCGAAGCACCACTGTTCAAGGTCCGGGCGGGCGACTTCGTGGACCGTGCCGAAGCCCTTCGTCTGCGCGACCGCGCCCGGGCGAACGGCTACGACGGAGCCTGGATCGTGACCACCGAGGTCGTGAGCGGCCGCGGCTCTTGACGCGGCGCCGGTCTCGACTACAATTGCGTACTCCGCGGCGATCGCGACGGGATCGAGGATCTGCGACGACGTCCGTGGCCGCCCGGAACACCGGATCGCGAGTTCCGGTACGGGAGCGGGAATAGCTCAGTTGGTAGAGCACCACCTTGCCAAGGTGGATGTCGCGGGTTCGAGTCCCGTTTCCCGCTCCATTCAGTCTTCTAGCCTGAACGGACTTGGGCGGCATAGCCAAGTGGTAAGGCGACGGACTGCAAATCCGTTATTCCCCGGTTCGAATCCGGGTGCCGCCTCCAGCTTCGGCCGTGCCTCCGGCAGGCCACCGACGGTTCGATCGATCGTGCGCGACACCGATCACCGTCGGGCGAGATCGACGGGCGATGCGGAGGCATCGCCCGTCGTTCGTTGTCGGACCCGGGTGCCCGGGTGGCGGAACCGGTAGACGCGCTGGACTTAAAATCCGGTGGGGCTCACGCCCCGTGAGGGTTCGAGACCCTCCCCGGGCACCACGAGTTCGCGTCGGGACCGGCGGCGCGACGGCGACGAGGGGAGCACGGCGCGTGCGTCTGGCCTTCCTGAGCATCGGACGGCACCTGCACACCGAGCGATGGGTGGGCTGGTTCGCCGAGCGTGGACACGAGTGCCATCTCCTGACCGTCCAGCCGGGACCGATCGAGGGTGTCACCGTCCACGACATCCGGTCCGCGGCACCGACCAAACCCCTTCGGTACCTGCGGAGCCTCCGGGTCGTACGCCGCCTGTTGGGCGACATCCGGCCGGACCTCCTGAACACGCATTTCCTGACCGGCTACGGCTACTGGGGCGACTTCAGTGGTTTCCACCCGAACGTACTCACGGTGTGGGGCGACGACGTCTACGTCACGCCGCACGAGAACGCTCTGAAGAAGTGGCTGGCCCGGCGTGCGCTGCGCAATGCCGAGGCCGTCACCGGGGACTCGCTCGACATCCTGCACGGTTGCGTGGATCTCGGTGCCGATGCCTCTCGATGCTACGAGGTCCTCTGGGGGGTCGATTTCGAACGGTTCCGTCCCGACCGTCCGCAGTCCGTCCGCGAGGAGCTGGGCGTTCCCGCCGAGGCACCGGTGATCTTCTCGCCCCGAAGCTTCACGCAGCCCTACTACAACCTCGACGTGATCATCGAGGCCTGCGTGGCGCTGCGGAGGGACCGCCCCGACGTGCACGTGGTCTTCGCCGGGTACGAGGGCGATCCGGCGCCCTTCGTCGAACGTGCGCGAGCCGCCGGACTGTCCGAGAACACCCACTTCGTCGGACGGATCCCGCACGATCGGTTCGGCGAGTACCTCGTGGGGACCGACGTCTTCGTGAGCGTGCCGTCGGTCGATGCGACGGCCGTGTCCCTCCTGGAAGCCATGGCCTGCGGGACGGGCATCGTGGTCAGTTCGTTGCCGAGTTCCACGGAGTGGATCCGGGACGGCGAGAACGGCCTGGTCGTTCCGCCACGCGACGTCGAAGCCCTGACCGACGCACTGGGGCGAGCGGTCGCGGATCCGGACGCACGACGACGATGGGGTGAGGCCGCTCATGCCCGGGCGCGCGCGGTGGCCGACCACGACGCGAACATGCGTCGCGCCGAGTCGATCTACCTGGAACTCGTCGAAGCACGGCCACTGCCCGAGGACCTCTCGAGCCTGGCCGAGCTCCGCGCGCGTCCGTGACCGTGATGTTGAGCGTCGTCGTCCCGACCTATCGCAAGGCCGACCTGCTCCGCCGTACACTGGAGGCGCTGGCGGACCAGTGGCTTCCCGATGCGGTCGAGTGGGAGGTGGTGGTCGTCGACGACGGTTCCGACGACGAGGGGGCCACGGACGCTGTCCTCGAGGATCTGGCTGCGCGCATTCCGCTGGTCGAAGCCGGCTGCGGCCGGAACGAAGGGCGGGCTCGGGCCCGGAACCGCGGTTGGCGTGCGGCACGCGGACGCTGGATCCTGTTCCTCGACGACGACATCGTGCTGCGTTCCGGGGCGCTGGTGGCCCACGTCGAGGCGCAGCGCGCGCGCGAGGGCGTCCACCTGGGGACCGTGGTCACCGCCCCCGAGATCGTGGACTCGGCACTGTTCGACTACCTCGACACGCGAGGGGTGGCGAAGTGCCCTCCGGCCTCGGAGGTCCCGTCCCGGTACCTGCTCACGCAGAACGTCTCGATCCCGCGTGCGGCGCTGGAGCGGGTGGGGGGATTCGACGAGGACTTCGGCGCCTACGGTTTCGAGGACATGGAGATCGCGTTCCGCCTCGAGGACCACGCGGGCATGCGCTTCTACGCGCTCCCCGCGGCAGTGGGAGAACACGTCCACCACCATAGCCTGGACGAGTACCTCCAGAAGAAGGTCGTCTGCGGACGGGAGACGCTTCCGCGCCTCGCCGAGCTGCACCCGCACCGTCTCGCGGAGATGAAGCTCGACGTCCTGCCGGGTCTCTCCGCGAACGCCGCGGCGTCACGCCGCGCACTGGCAGTGGCCCTTGCCGCGAGCTGGTCCCTGGGGTTCCCCGGATTGGTGAGGGCACTGTTGCTGCGGTGGCCGGACGGCGCTTTTTCCGCCCTCCGCCACCGCGCCTACGACTACGCCGTCCTGAGCGCCTATGCGGCAGGTCTCCGGCAGCGCACATCTGCCATTTCGGACCACTGACTGCCGTTATGACAGCCTCGGCTCCGGCCGGCGGCAGGCCGGCCTGTAGGGCCTGAAGCGCAAGTAGCTGCATTACAACGAGTTGAGAGAGTGCGCCTGGGCGGCACGGCGCTTGGTAGAGGGCGGGTGGAATCTCTGCAACCACGCTA
Coding sequences within it:
- a CDS encoding Gfo/Idh/MocA family oxidoreductase, translated to MTSPVRVGVIGVGYWGPNLLRNFNSIKGAEATWCADPNEARLRHMANLYPGVRTTTDYGEILADPDVDAVVVATPANTHCEITCEAFAAGKHVFVEKPMAVSTVECHRMVEAGQKAGRKLMVGHTFLFNNAVHRIKELIVSGELGDIFYVYVNRVNLGLFREDCNVVWDLAPHDIAILNWLLDSTPERLTGKGHAYVQPKIEDVAFINLHYPNDVMAHLHVSWLDPNKVRTITVVGSKKMLVYDDVSNTEKLRVYDKGVTVLPHYDTFGEFQLSYRYGDIVIPKIDGAEPLKNEAEHFVQAIVEDVPLRSDGQSGLDVVHALELACASICDDGRSLEFDPARTVG
- a CDS encoding exopolysaccharide biosynthesis polyprenyl glycosylphosphotransferase, whose translation is MKKDATALDLATINEVVEAHEPLRLRIGSPRYAWWERAIKRAFDIVFALTVLALGAPAFFLIGLLVKLSSPGPVLFCQTRLGRDGRPFVFYKFRSMRHNNDDQVHREFCADFISGNGQDEPQVFKMVEDPRVTRIGGFLRRTSLDELPQFWNVLKGEMSVVGPRPPIAYEYEHYQEWHKDRLKVKPGLTGLWQVSGRSQVGFDEMVMLDLHYISRWSLLLDLRIVARTLPVMVRGEGAY
- a CDS encoding glycosyltransferase — translated: MLSVVVPTYRKADLLRRTLEALADQWLPDAVEWEVVVVDDGSDDEGATDAVLEDLAARIPLVEAGCGRNEGRARARNRGWRAARGRWILFLDDDIVLRSGALVAHVEAQRAREGVHLGTVVTAPEIVDSALFDYLDTRGVAKCPPASEVPSRYLLTQNVSIPRAALERVGGFDEDFGAYGFEDMEIAFRLEDHAGMRFYALPAAVGEHVHHHSLDEYLQKKVVCGRETLPRLAELHPHRLAEMKLDVLPGLSANAAASRRALAVALAASWSLGFPGLVRALLLRWPDGAFSALRHRAYDYAVLSAYAAGLRQRTSAISDH
- a CDS encoding SPOR domain-containing protein gives rise to the protein MRHRFHVTLALAAACALTLNACSQPPREPRSDPAADLPAPPADDTDGNGTKVYDLESEGEFPPPPRDVEFEEDQLPPPETLPSTPIGAAADTVAGQDVEPRKVEPSVEVPVEPTAEADRRSETLETARGWRVQLAAAGARGDADRVAREASARLGVPCYVDFEAPLFKVRAGDFVDRAEALRLRDRARANGYDGAWIVTTEVVSGRGS
- a CDS encoding polyprenyl synthetase family protein, yielding MSAKEGRIDLFGALEGFRRRFEPRLEAALERREHRYTPRLVQALRYTPLAGGKRLRPLVIELFARLGETGTEREWLDAGVAVELIHSCSLVLDDLPSMDDAALRRGRPTCHVVYGLDTAILAANAQLMLAFEILGELETWRPKLEATSLMARSVGVGGMIGGQHVDLHLADEARDLDALEYIHRHKTGVLFEASARLGVRLGGATDGVEECAAVYARNLGLAFQIKDDLLDVTASAEQIGKDTHQDREHGTFVGRLGLAESEEIMHRLLATARESIGPLGGHDPETLGLLHAVCDYVGVRRH
- the rfbD gene encoding dTDP-4-dehydrorhamnose reductase, whose translation is MRFLITGARGMMGRALSAQAEEQGHEVWPTDIERLAHDPQDRIDVTDAAGLDRAVANFRPDAVFHLAAMTQVDDCEKRPEEAYAINAVGTRNVALLCRRHELDLVYISTGSIFAGSKPTPYHEFDDPAPASVYARSKWAGEVAVRELVPHHYVVRAGWMFGGGAEDKKFVAKMIELARGRDVLRAVDDKFGSPCYTRDISRRCLELLQTGHYGTFHAANDGMCSRYEMARAIVEFAGVRDCRVDPCSSAEFPLPAPRPRMEAMDGLHARLIGLRPQPHWRDALRDYIETVLL
- a CDS encoding DegT/DnrJ/EryC1/StrS family aminotransferase yields the protein MRFLDLEAQNAPIRDEVLARWGEILDSNAFILGPAVRSFEQAFAAYCEAEHCIGTSSGTTAIQLMLMGAGVGPGDEVITAPNTFIATVEAIAAVGATPVFADADPTTWLLDPEATEAAITERTKAIMPVHLYGIPVDLDRFRVLADRHGLLLMEDAAQAHGARWKGRRIGHGSYGAGFSFYPGKNLGAFGDGGAVVTNDPELADQVEALRHHGQAEKNVHAVPGVTGRLDSLQAAVLEIKLGRLDAWNARRRAHAALYRELLAGSRYSTPQAPEGCEPVYHLFAINHPETDRVRTALTENGIQWGMHYPRAVHRQPAFAHLGAEGAFPIAESICDNIVSLPMYAELADSDVRRVCEVLLSVDHE
- a CDS encoding glycosyltransferase; translated protein: MRLAFLSIGRHLHTERWVGWFAERGHECHLLTVQPGPIEGVTVHDIRSAAPTKPLRYLRSLRVVRRLLGDIRPDLLNTHFLTGYGYWGDFSGFHPNVLTVWGDDVYVTPHENALKKWLARRALRNAEAVTGDSLDILHGCVDLGADASRCYEVLWGVDFERFRPDRPQSVREELGVPAEAPVIFSPRSFTQPYYNLDVIIEACVALRRDRPDVHVVFAGYEGDPAPFVERARAAGLSENTHFVGRIPHDRFGEYLVGTDVFVSVPSVDATAVSLLEAMACGTGIVVSSLPSSTEWIRDGENGLVVPPRDVEALTDALGRAVADPDARRRWGEAAHARARAVADHDANMRRAESIYLELVEARPLPEDLSSLAELRARP
- a CDS encoding glycosyltransferase, whose translation is MSDGADRLRVAFVVDSLVVGGAERVVEALVTGLQHEGFEVVVGCLRGPGPIGEALRARGVRVDEGLATRRADPLQIPAVIRWLRGVGAEVAFVLDHSNALFFGRVAARFAGIPAVVGVHRTRRADGSPSLGRIDRLLEPWTAAVVAVSHGHAEYLAQFEGVDRSRLRVVYNGVDVDRFAASAEPGSRAPARGRLGLPKAAVVFAVVAALRPEKNHESLLGALAAPELAAVHLAVVGDGARRDALRVRAAELGVDTRVHWLGWRNDVEQVLAAADGLVLPSHPNVETFPMCVLEAMAAARAVVATRVGSLDEMVEEGRTGWLVPPGDAAALRAALVEAASTPRERQRRGEAGRAHVIENFTEARMVAGVAAVLREAVRG